From a single Terriglobales bacterium genomic region:
- a CDS encoding FixH family protein — MKKVLLPVIAALLLGCESGSRITLYSARPYPPKSVIAERVEGSSPFKVRMYLTPEEPRAEQDVKFEFTVLETGVLVRDAQVHVSLVMPLMDMGKNEFDAAARPPGVYEGSAKFTMGDEWEVIVTVTKGKKKGKHIFNLRVQE, encoded by the coding sequence ATGAAGAAGGTCCTCCTCCCAGTGATCGCCGCGCTGCTGCTCGGGTGTGAGTCCGGCTCGCGGATCACGCTGTACTCCGCGCGACCATATCCGCCGAAGTCCGTGATCGCGGAGCGGGTCGAGGGTAGTTCTCCGTTCAAGGTTCGGATGTATCTCACCCCCGAGGAGCCGCGCGCCGAACAAGACGTCAAGTTCGAGTTCACGGTCCTCGAGACCGGCGTGCTCGTGCGCGACGCGCAGGTCCACGTCTCCCTCGTCATGCCCCTGATGGACATGGGCAAGAACGAGTTCGACGCCGCGGCAAGGCCGCCAGGTGTCTACGAAGGCAGCGCGAAGTTCACCATGGGCGACGAGTGGGAGGTCATCGTCACGGTGACCAAGGGCAAGAAGAAGGGCAAGCACATCTTCAACCTGCGCGTGCAGGAGTAA
- a CDS encoding DUF1385 domain-containing protein, whose amino-acid sequence MSWLKDNLRFLTAVQLLPALESGEETLVGGQAVLEGVMMRSPHACAIAVRRPDGGIATHSESVERPSEKHQWLGWPVIRGVATLGQAMALGFRALKFSANVALEDAAKAEGVKKVEISGWMAALNVLLSVGFFIVFYKMIPVYATQGLAKFFPSFEGHVMFNVVDGVIRLSLFLLFIWGVSLWADIRRVYEYHGAEHKTVFTFEDKKPLAIAEAQKYSTFHPRCGTSFLMTVMLISIAFYMLFPVHTLWARILLRIALLPVIAGVSYEIIRFAAKRRQSLFAMMTKPGLWLQRITTKPPADAQVECAIRALDEAMVLEKQRGGELVIA is encoded by the coding sequence ATGTCGTGGCTCAAGGACAATCTGCGTTTCCTGACTGCTGTCCAGTTGCTGCCCGCGCTGGAAAGCGGTGAGGAGACCCTGGTCGGCGGCCAGGCGGTGCTCGAGGGCGTGATGATGCGCTCGCCGCACGCGTGTGCCATCGCCGTCCGGCGGCCCGACGGCGGCATCGCCACCCATTCCGAATCCGTCGAGCGCCCGAGCGAGAAGCACCAGTGGCTCGGCTGGCCCGTCATCCGCGGCGTCGCCACGCTCGGCCAGGCCATGGCGCTCGGCTTCCGCGCCCTCAAGTTCTCCGCCAACGTCGCGCTCGAAGACGCCGCCAAGGCCGAGGGCGTCAAGAAGGTCGAGATCTCCGGCTGGATGGCTGCCCTCAATGTCCTGCTCTCCGTCGGCTTCTTCATCGTCTTCTACAAGATGATCCCGGTGTACGCCACGCAGGGCCTGGCAAAGTTCTTCCCGTCGTTCGAAGGCCACGTGATGTTCAACGTGGTCGACGGCGTCATCCGCCTCTCCCTGTTCCTGCTGTTCATCTGGGGCGTCTCGCTCTGGGCCGACATCCGGCGCGTCTACGAGTACCACGGCGCCGAGCACAAGACCGTCTTTACCTTCGAGGACAAGAAGCCACTCGCCATCGCCGAGGCGCAGAAGTATTCCACCTTCCATCCGCGCTGCGGCACCAGCTTCCTGATGACGGTGATGCTCATCTCCATCGCCTTTTACATGCTGTTCCCGGTGCACACGCTGTGGGCGCGCATCCTGCTGCGCATCGCGCTGCTGCCGGTCATCGCGGGCGTCTCCTACGAGATCATTCGCTTCGCCGCCAAGCGCCGCCAGTCGCTGTTCGCGATGATGACCAAGCCCGGACTCTGGCTGCAGCGCATCACCACCAAGCCGCCCGCCGACGCCCAGGTCGAGTGCGCCATCCGCGCGCTCGACGAAGCCATGGTGCTCGAGAAGCAGCGCGGCGGCGAGTTGGTCATCGCTTAG